Genomic window (Bacillus pumilus):
CGCTTTGACTGCTGTCTGATATTCTTTGAATTCTTGGATATGCTGAGCAAATAAATCCATAATTGATAACAAAAGGTCTTGGAATGCAGCCATATACCATTTAGGCTGGAGACCAATTCGTAAATGAACCTGTGCAATTTTAATTCGTTTTGCCACGTAAGCTTCATCAATTACACCTGCAAACATTTCACTAATATGAATGCGGAGTGTTTTTTTCAAACGCTCAACAGAACTATTATCTTGAATGATATGCATCAAGGAAGACTCGACTTCTAAATTTTTATAAAATTTATCAACGATATGTGTGATATCGTCCTGAACAATCGGATTGAGCTGTTTCAGAATAAATAAGTCATGGTGCGTCAGGTCAATCATTTTAATTTGTTTCGCGATATCTGTATTGTCCGAAAAGTTGATTCGTTTTAGCTCATCATCCTGCTGTGAAAAAAAAGCAGAGTTTTTTCTTTTCGTCTCTTTTTTAAATAACAATGTTTTTGTCCCCCCATAATCATCACAAATATCAGACTTTATGTTTCTTATCGGATAAATTTGGATTTTTTAAAGGGAAACCAGTGAAATTTTACTGTTCTTTATATGACCTTTCTAGTGATTTCTTTGCTGGGCCTTCTACTACTTCACCAGTAATAGAAAAACGGGAGCCATGACACGGGCAATCCCAAGTGCGGTCACTATTATTCCAAGCGACTTCACAGCCTAAGTGAGTACACGTTGTATCGACAAGAAAGATATTCCCGTCCTCTGATTTAAAGGCGCCACATTTTTTCTTTTCATAAGATACAATGCCGCCTTCGCCTGGCTTTAAATCATCAATTGTTTGATCGGTTCGCTTTAATTTACCACTGATCAGCTTGGCAGCAACATTTGTATTTTCTTTAACGAAATCTTTGACGAAAGAGTTAGAAACAGGTCTTGATGGCGCAAAAATGGATTCGTATGGATTCGATTTTCCTTCAATTAAATCCCCGATAAGGGTGGCTGCGACGTGGCTTGTTGTCATGCCCCATTTTCTAAAGCCGGTTGCAACAAAGATATTTTCGTGGTGTTTCGTCAAGTGGCCAATGTACGGGATTTGATCCATTGTGACCATATCGTGTGTCGACCAGCGATACAGTACCTCTTCAATTCCAAGGGTGGCGTCTCCAAACATTTCCAGACCTCCGTAGTGAGCAGATTCATCCCCGCCTTGTCCAGTTTTATGACCTTCGCCTCCGATGAGCACGACTTCCTCACCATGCCATTTTGCGGTTCTTAAAGAATGAGCAGGCTGGTCAATTCCTAAATACATCCCATCTGGGAGCGGCTTCGTTGTTTTTGCTGCAACCACATAAGATTGTTCTGGGTGAATTCGCGTGAAATAAAACCCTTTCCCATCATAAAAAGGAAAGTGCGAACAGCATATGATATAACGGCCTGTCAGATGGTGACCGCTTTTTGTGATGACAGCAGGCCGGTTTCCTTCTTTCACGTCAACAGCAGTAGTCTGTTCAAAAAAACGTACACCTCGCTCTAGGAGCTGATCAATTAGTGCATGTAAATAATGAAGGGGATGAAACTGTGCCTGTTGCGTCATTGCAAGGGCAGCTTTGATGTCAGCATCAAAAGGAAGCGATGTTTTCCATTCTCGGTCAATCCCAAGTTGTTTGTAGGCATCTAATTCCTTTTTTAATTTTTTTACACCGTTTTCTTCCTTTGTATAAAGGTACGCATCTTTGACTTCTAGCTGACAATCGATGTCGTATTCTTTGACGCGGGCTTGAATGAGCTCTTTTGCTTTCTCATTTGCTTCTACATATAAACGGGCTTTGGGCATGCCAATTTGCTGAATCAGCTCATAGTAGTACACATCGTGCTGTGAGGTGATCTTAGCTGTCGTGTGTCCGGTCGTCCCTTGCATCAATTGATCGGCATCAATGATGATGACATCTAGCCCGCGTTCTGTCATTTCAAACGCAGTAGCGATACCGGTAATACCACCACCAACAATGATGACATCTGCTGTGAGATCCTCGTGTACAGCAGAGAAAGAGTGCTTCTGACTTTCCGCTATCCATAACGATTTTGCATGCTCCGATCCTTTATGCTCTTGCTCCATGTTGTCGCCTCCAGTTAGTGACTTCTTATGCATAATTTTTCCACAATGATGAAAATCATACATTGGAAAGGAAACAAGTTCGACATACATAAAAAAATGGCCAACACATAAAAATAAACAAGATATAAGGAAGGAGTGGACAGACGTGTCAACAAAGCAGCCGAAGAAAACATTGCCGCCTCAGCATCAAAATGAACGTCCTGGGCTTGAATATATAATGAATCCAAGGCCTGTGTTTGATCGAGAGGTGCCAGATAAAAAGCTAGCAGGAAAAACAGCCATTGTGACAGGTGGAGACAGTGGAATCGGAAGAGCAGTCTCGGTCTTATTTGCGAAGGAAGGAGCCAATGTCGCCATTGTTTACTTGAGTGAACATCGCGATGCAGAGGAAACGAAGGACTATATTGAAAAGGCTGGAGGCCGGGTCATCTTAATGGCAGGTGATTTAGGAGATGAGGCGTTCTCGAACGAGGTGGTCAAAAAAACAAAAGATGCTTTTGGTTCCATTGATATATTAGTGAACAACGCCGGGGAACAGCATCCACAAAAAAGCATTGAACAGATTACCTCACATCAGCTTCTTCGGACATTTCAAACGAATATTTTCGCCATGTTTTATTTAACAAAAGCGGCTCTTCCTCATCTAAAGAAAGGTAGCAGTATCATTAATACAGCATCTGTCACAGCCTATAAAGGGCATGAAACTTTGATCGACTATTCATCTACAAAAGGGGCAGTTGTGACATTTACGAGATCATTGTCTTTATCGCTCATTAAACAAGGGATTAGAGTGAATGGGGTAGCACCAGGGCCTATTTGGACACCCCTCATTCCATCGACTTTTACGGAAAAAGAAGTCTCGGAATTTGGTGGGGATGTTCCTATGGAACGTCCAGGTGAGCCAGTAGAGCTTGCGCCGAGTTATTTATTTTTAGCGAGCGAAGACTCGTCTTATATGAATGGACAAATTCTGCATGTGAATGGTGGAACCATTTTAAATGGGTAAACAAAAAACTTGCGGTAAAGAGACGAGTTGCTGTCTCTCTGCCGCAAGTAAAATCATCATGATTGATGTAAGCAGTGTTCTGCATATTGAGCTGACAGGTC
Coding sequences:
- a CDS encoding FAD-dependent oxidoreductase, translating into MEQEHKGSEHAKSLWIAESQKHSFSAVHEDLTADVIIVGGGITGIATAFEMTERGLDVIIIDADQLMQGTTGHTTAKITSQHDVYYYELIQQIGMPKARLYVEANEKAKELIQARVKEYDIDCQLEVKDAYLYTKEENGVKKLKKELDAYKQLGIDREWKTSLPFDADIKAALAMTQQAQFHPLHYLHALIDQLLERGVRFFEQTTAVDVKEGNRPAVITKSGHHLTGRYIICCSHFPFYDGKGFYFTRIHPEQSYVVAAKTTKPLPDGMYLGIDQPAHSLRTAKWHGEEVVLIGGEGHKTGQGGDESAHYGGLEMFGDATLGIEEVLYRWSTHDMVTMDQIPYIGHLTKHHENIFVATGFRKWGMTTSHVAATLIGDLIEGKSNPYESIFAPSRPVSNSFVKDFVKENTNVAAKLISGKLKRTDQTIDDLKPGEGGIVSYEKKKCGAFKSEDGNIFLVDTTCTHLGCEVAWNNSDRTWDCPCHGSRFSITGEVVEGPAKKSLERSYKEQ
- a CDS encoding SDR family oxidoreductase; amino-acid sequence: MSTKQPKKTLPPQHQNERPGLEYIMNPRPVFDREVPDKKLAGKTAIVTGGDSGIGRAVSVLFAKEGANVAIVYLSEHRDAEETKDYIEKAGGRVILMAGDLGDEAFSNEVVKKTKDAFGSIDILVNNAGEQHPQKSIEQITSHQLLRTFQTNIFAMFYLTKAALPHLKKGSSIINTASVTAYKGHETLIDYSSTKGAVVTFTRSLSLSLIKQGIRVNGVAPGPIWTPLIPSTFTEKEVSEFGGDVPMERPGEPVELAPSYLFLASEDSSYMNGQILHVNGGTILNG